A window from Engraulis encrasicolus isolate BLACKSEA-1 chromosome 13, IST_EnEncr_1.0, whole genome shotgun sequence encodes these proteins:
- the tent5c gene encoding terminal nucleotidyltransferase 5C produces the protein MAEANICGGGGSNTTTTTSPTTTSSSSSSSSSSPTSCGNSCSSSGSGLPVSHSVLTCEQVSRLHEVLTEVVPVHGRGNFPTLEVRLRDIIRMVRGRLEERGIRVKDVRLNGSTASHVLVQDVGWSYKDLDVIFRVDLPHEQEYQLVKEVVLGTLLDFLPGGVNKEKITPVTLREAYVQKLVKVSTEQDRWSLISLSNNNGRNVELKFVDFIRRQFEFSVDSFQIVLDPLLAHYGSGFWGSAADAAESNPATPAVLGPLCPEVIGESVYGDFEAALGHLRDKLIATKRPEEIRGGGLLKYCNLLVRDFRPTDEEEFKGLERYMCSRFFIDFPDLGEQQRKLEAYLQSHFVGEEKSKYDYLMILRRVVNESTVCLMGHERRQTLNLISLIAFRALAEQNAIPDASSVTCYYQPAPYVRDANFSNYYVASCSQSIPTWLPCN, from the coding sequence ATGGCAGAAGCTAATATCTGTGGGGGAGGAggcagcaacaccaccaccactactagccccacaaccaccagcagcagcagcagcagcagcagcagcagccccactaGCTGTGgcaacagctgcagcagcagtggcagcggcCTCCCTGTGTCGCACAGCGTCCTGACCTGCGAGCAGGTGAGCCGGCTGCACGAGGTGCTGACGGAGGTGGTGCCGGTCCACGGCCGCGGCAACTTCCCCACGCTGGAGGTGCGCCTGCGCGACATCATCCGGATGGTGCGCGGGCGCCTGGAGGAGCGGGGCATCCGGGTGAAGGACGTGCGCCTGAACGGCTCCACGGCCAGCCACGTGCTGGTGCAGGACGTGGGTTGGAGCTACAAGGACCTGGACGTGATCTTCCGCGTGGACCTGCCGCACGAGCAGGAGTACCAGCTGGTCAAGGAGGTGGTGCTGGGCACGCTGCTGGACTTCCTGCCCGGCGGCGTCAACAAGGAGAAGATCACGCCGGTCACGCTGCGCGAGGCCTACGTGCAGAAGCTGGTCAAGGTGTCCACGGAGCAGGACCGCTGGAGCCTCATCTCGCTCTCCAACAACAACGGCCGCAACGTGGAGCTCAAGTTCGTGGACTTCATCCGCCGGCAGTTTGAGTTCAGCGTGGACTCCTTCCAGATTGTGCTGGACCCGCTGCTGGCCCACTACGGCAGCGGCTTCTGGGGCTCGGCAGCAGATGCGGCAGAGTCCAACCCGGCGACGCCGGCGGTCCTGGGCCCGCTGTGCCCGGAGGTGATCGGCGAGAGCGTGTACGGGGACTTTGAGGCGGCGTTGGGCCACCTGCGCGACAAGCTGATCGCCACCAAGCGGCCGGAGGAGATCCGCGGCGGCGGCCTGCTCAAGTACTGCAACCTGCTGGTGCGCGACTTCCGGCCCACGGACGAGGAGGAGTTCAAAGGCCTGGAGCGCTACATGTGCTCGCGCTTCTTCATCGACTTCCCGGACCTGGGCGAGCAGCAGCGCAAGCTGGAGGCCTACCTGCAGAGCCACTTTGTGGGCGAGGAGAAGAGCAAGTACGACTACCTCATGATCCTGCGGCGCGTGGTCAACGAGAGCACGGTGTGCCTGATGGGCCACGAGCGCCGCCAGACGCTCAACCTCATCTCGCTCATCGCCTTCCGGGCGCTGGCCGAGCAGAACGCCATCCCCGACGCCTCCAGCGTCACCTGCTACTACCAGCCCGCCCCCTACGTGCGCGACGCCAACTTCAGCAACTACTACGTGGCCTCCTGCAGCCAGTCCATCCCCACGTGGCTGCCCTGCAACTGA